The following proteins are encoded in a genomic region of Variovorax paradoxus:
- a CDS encoding 5-formyltetrahydrofolate cyclo-ligase — protein sequence MDKSKDADTSATVSFLKDQLRKALIEQRLALPDRLARADLLQRVMRIWLVGRPDTVIGAYWPIKGEFDPLPALHRWKEDGELMEETQRRRIGLPVMNKVHKTLTFHAWYPGCQMEEDAYGIPKPKDTELIVPTLLFVPCVGYSAGGYRLGYGGGFYDRTLAALEPRPFTVGLGFTNGFLEDYEPEAHDLPLDAILNDNGVVWPTS from the coding sequence ATGGACAAGTCAAAGGATGCCGACACCTCGGCGACCGTGAGTTTTCTCAAGGATCAGCTGCGAAAAGCACTGATCGAGCAACGCCTGGCCCTGCCCGACCGCCTTGCCAGGGCCGACCTTCTGCAGCGTGTGATGCGGATCTGGCTGGTCGGCCGGCCCGACACCGTGATTGGCGCCTACTGGCCGATCAAGGGCGAATTCGACCCGCTGCCCGCCTTGCATCGCTGGAAAGAAGACGGCGAGCTGATGGAGGAGACGCAGCGTCGCCGCATCGGGCTGCCGGTGATGAACAAGGTGCACAAGACGCTGACCTTTCACGCCTGGTACCCCGGTTGCCAGATGGAAGAAGACGCCTACGGCATTCCCAAGCCCAAGGACACCGAACTCATCGTGCCCACGCTGCTGTTCGTGCCCTGCGTGGGCTACAGCGCAGGCGGTTATCGGCTGGGCTACGGCGGCGGCTTTTACGACCGCACGCTGGCCGCGCTGGAGCCGCGCCCCTTCACCGTAGGTCTGGGCTTTACCAACGGTTTCCTCGAAGACTACGAACCCGAGGCGCACGACCTGCCGCTGGACGCAATCCTCAACGACAACGGCGTCGTCTGGCCAACTTCCTGA
- a CDS encoding lytic transglycosylase domain-containing protein, whose protein sequence is MRHRPHRAAHAVVFSAVLAAAALLLQQPAVAQTNSNDDVLIQMKQAFQRGDKGRLAALLPQARGHALEPWAAYWELKARLQEAAPNEVQDFFARYPGTYQEDRLRNDWLLLLGQRRDWDGFSSAVAGFRMGDDPQVRCYAVLVESLRSGSATQAQADEVRRSWFAQKEADDGCLTAADRMVAARLMSTNDAWKKARLAMEANRPQAARGAVTIAAPDALPLFEELNASAAKFLTGRAFVAAKSRKELVVLALIKIAMADPEQAASQLDSKWGPMLSAEERNWLWGTIGRQAASKLSPLAGSYFANVTKNGDLTDDMLGWRVRAALRSGQWKEVAPAINAMSETAQLEPTWVYWKARALSTAGGDERRADARELYQSIAGTRGFYEMLALEELGQRTVVPTKPAPLTPEEKAAARGNIGLNRGLYAIAIGLRSEGTREWNYATNLHDKGGMDDRALLAAADFACQREVWDRCINTSERTKGVIDVEQRFPMPFHDTVLRKSQDIGLDPAYVYGLIRQESRFVMDARSGVGASGLMQVMPATARWTARKIGMNDFTPGQINDRETNITIGTNYLKLALDDFDGSMALAAAAYNAGPGRPRSWRNGPVMEAAIWAENVPFNETRDYVKKVLANTTNYAAIISGKPQSLKERLGRVGPRDAAEPEPNKDLP, encoded by the coding sequence ATGCGCCATCGCCCGCACCGTGCAGCGCACGCAGTCGTTTTTTCCGCCGTTCTGGCCGCCGCCGCACTGCTTTTGCAGCAGCCCGCCGTGGCGCAGACCAACAGCAACGACGACGTGCTCATCCAGATGAAGCAGGCGTTCCAGCGCGGCGACAAGGGCCGCCTTGCCGCCCTGCTGCCGCAGGCGCGCGGCCATGCGCTCGAACCTTGGGCCGCCTACTGGGAACTCAAGGCCCGCCTCCAGGAAGCCGCGCCGAACGAGGTGCAGGACTTCTTCGCCCGCTACCCCGGCACCTACCAGGAAGACCGGCTGCGCAACGACTGGCTGCTGCTGCTGGGGCAGCGCCGCGACTGGGACGGCTTCTCCTCCGCCGTGGCCGGTTTCCGCATGGGCGACGACCCGCAGGTGCGCTGCTACGCGGTGCTGGTCGAGTCGCTGCGCTCCGGCAGCGCCACGCAGGCCCAGGCCGACGAAGTGCGCCGCAGCTGGTTCGCCCAGAAAGAGGCGGACGACGGCTGCCTCACCGCCGCCGACCGCATGGTCGCGGCCCGCCTGATGTCGACCAACGACGCCTGGAAGAAGGCGCGCCTGGCGATGGAGGCGAACCGTCCGCAAGCTGCGCGCGGCGCCGTGACCATCGCCGCGCCCGATGCACTGCCGCTGTTCGAAGAACTCAACGCCAGCGCGGCCAAGTTCCTGACCGGCCGCGCCTTCGTTGCGGCCAAGTCGCGCAAGGAACTGGTGGTGCTCGCGCTCATCAAGATCGCGATGGCCGACCCGGAACAGGCCGCATCCCAACTCGACAGCAAGTGGGGCCCGATGCTTTCCGCCGAAGAGCGCAATTGGCTCTGGGGCACCATCGGCCGGCAAGCCGCCAGCAAGCTTTCGCCGCTGGCCGGAAGCTACTTCGCCAACGTCACGAAGAACGGCGACCTGACCGACGACATGCTCGGCTGGCGCGTGCGCGCCGCGCTGCGCTCCGGTCAATGGAAGGAAGTGGCACCCGCCATCAACGCGATGAGCGAAACGGCGCAGCTGGAGCCGACCTGGGTCTACTGGAAGGCGCGCGCACTCAGCACCGCGGGGGGCGACGAGCGCCGCGCCGATGCACGCGAGCTCTACCAGAGCATTGCCGGCACGCGCGGCTTCTACGAGATGCTGGCGCTCGAAGAGCTCGGCCAGCGCACCGTCGTGCCCACCAAGCCCGCACCGCTGACGCCCGAAGAAAAGGCCGCGGCCCGCGGCAACATCGGCCTGAACCGCGGCCTCTACGCCATTGCCATCGGCTTGCGTTCCGAAGGCACGCGCGAATGGAACTACGCCACCAACCTGCATGACAAGGGCGGCATGGACGACCGCGCGCTGCTGGCCGCCGCCGACTTCGCCTGCCAGCGCGAGGTGTGGGACCGCTGCATCAACACCAGCGAGCGCACCAAGGGCGTGATCGACGTGGAGCAGCGCTTTCCCATGCCCTTCCACGACACGGTGCTGCGCAAGAGCCAGGACATCGGGCTCGACCCGGCCTACGTCTACGGCCTGATCCGCCAGGAAAGCCGCTTCGTCATGGACGCGCGCTCGGGCGTGGGAGCCTCGGGCCTGATGCAGGTGATGCCTGCCACCGCCCGCTGGACGGCGCGCAAGATCGGCATGAACGACTTCACGCCAGGACAGATCAACGACCGCGAAACCAACATCACCATCGGCACCAACTACCTGAAGCTCGCGCTCGACGACTTCGACGGCTCCATGGCGCTGGCCGCGGCAGCCTACAACGCCGGCCCGGGCCGGCCGCGCAGCTGGCGCAACGGCCCGGTGATGGAAGCCGCGATCTGGGCCGAGAACGTGCCCTTCAACGAAACGCGCGACTACGTGAAGAAGGTGCTCGCCAACACCACCAACTACGCCGCCATCATCAGCGGCAAGCCGCAGTCGCTGAAGGAGCGTCTGGGCCGCGTGGGCCCGCGCGACGCGGCCGAGCCCGAACCGAACAAGGACCTCCCTTGA
- a CDS encoding MgtC/SapB family protein gives MSWGDEVLDTIAAEFSDVGDVAQLTRIVVRLMLAAVIGFMLGFEREQQGKAAGVRTHMLVAIGSALFVLIPQQTGIMPADMSRVIQGLVAGVGFLCAGTILKQGKDEHQVQGLTTAAGLWMTAAIGMACGLGREVTAVLSALLALAVLSLVPRLVSLIERMVGPPRGESKDDGAPRLIASPEDRPPR, from the coding sequence ATGAGCTGGGGCGACGAGGTCCTGGACACCATCGCAGCCGAGTTCTCCGATGTGGGCGATGTCGCCCAGCTCACGCGCATCGTCGTGCGCCTGATGCTCGCGGCGGTCATCGGCTTCATGCTCGGCTTCGAACGCGAGCAGCAAGGCAAGGCGGCCGGCGTGCGCACCCACATGCTGGTGGCGATCGGTTCGGCGCTGTTCGTGTTGATTCCGCAGCAGACCGGCATCATGCCGGCCGACATGAGCCGCGTGATCCAGGGCCTGGTGGCAGGCGTGGGCTTTCTCTGCGCCGGCACCATCCTCAAGCAGGGCAAGGACGAGCATCAGGTGCAAGGCCTCACCACCGCCGCCGGGCTGTGGATGACGGCCGCGATCGGCATGGCCTGCGGGCTCGGCCGCGAGGTGACCGCCGTGTTGAGCGCACTGCTTGCGCTGGCCGTCCTCTCCCTGGTGCCGCGCCTCGTGAGCCTGATCGAGCGCATGGTCGGACCGCCGCGCGGCGAGAGCAAGGACGACGGCGCGCCCCGCTTGATCGCCTCACCCGAAGACCGGCCGCCGCGCTGA
- a CDS encoding glutathione S-transferase family protein, producing the protein MRKLYIGNKNYSSWSMRPWVLMKQAGIPFEEVKVRFDSFDADSQFKKTISTLNPVAKVPVLVDGDLVVWDTLAIAEYLAETFPDKQLWPRGVAERARARSVCAEMHSGFGNLRTLCGMNIEASLADVGAQLLKDNPGLQDEVDRIVQMWTDLLAAHGGPMLFGEFGNADAYFAPVGSRIKTYGLPVPPAISAYIERVQALPGIKAWIDDALAEKDFLPFEEPYRKAR; encoded by the coding sequence ATGCGCAAGCTCTACATCGGCAACAAGAATTACTCGTCCTGGTCCATGCGGCCCTGGGTGCTCATGAAGCAGGCCGGCATCCCGTTCGAAGAAGTGAAGGTGCGCTTCGACTCGTTCGACGCCGATTCGCAGTTCAAGAAGACCATCAGCACTCTGAACCCGGTCGCCAAGGTGCCGGTGCTGGTCGATGGCGACCTGGTGGTGTGGGACACGCTCGCCATTGCCGAATACCTGGCCGAGACCTTTCCCGACAAGCAGCTGTGGCCCCGGGGCGTGGCTGAGCGAGCCCGCGCGCGCAGCGTCTGCGCCGAAATGCATTCGGGCTTCGGAAACCTTCGCACTCTGTGCGGCATGAACATCGAAGCCTCGCTGGCCGACGTCGGCGCGCAACTGCTGAAGGACAACCCAGGCCTGCAAGACGAGGTCGACCGCATCGTGCAGATGTGGACCGACCTGCTCGCCGCGCATGGCGGCCCGATGCTGTTCGGCGAATTCGGCAATGCCGACGCCTACTTCGCACCCGTCGGCTCGCGCATCAAGACCTACGGGCTGCCGGTGCCGCCCGCCATCTCCGCCTACATCGAGCGCGTGCAGGCCCTTCCCGGCATCAAGGCTTGGATCGACGATGCCTTGGCCGAGAAGGACTTCCTGCCGTTCGAGGAGCCGTACCGCAAGGCGCGCTGA
- a CDS encoding OmpW/AlkL family protein, translating to MKKTMFALAAVGALASGSALAQNAGDWVVGAGWLHFSPQDSSKPLTLTAPVRSVLAGSGASVKDSDTLGLSAVYFIDSHWAVEGVFGVPPKFKLDGTGTLGRLGELGEARQWSPTILGKYYFNEGNSAWRPFVGLGATYVWYSDVKLTPELQGALGSQLRQRPLSTSTTAKLDSSFAPVLNAGVAYQIDKHWGVSFSVSYIPLKTTAKLTTTTITGVPVGISEARLKLNPIVTYLSATYRF from the coding sequence ATGAAGAAAACGATGTTTGCGCTGGCAGCCGTGGGCGCGCTGGCATCCGGAAGCGCGTTGGCGCAGAACGCGGGAGACTGGGTGGTGGGCGCGGGTTGGCTCCATTTTTCGCCGCAGGATTCGAGCAAGCCTCTGACCCTGACGGCGCCGGTGCGCAGCGTGCTGGCCGGCTCGGGTGCATCGGTCAAGGATTCGGACACGCTGGGCTTGAGCGCCGTCTATTTCATCGACAGCCACTGGGCCGTCGAGGGCGTGTTCGGCGTCCCGCCAAAGTTCAAGCTCGATGGCACCGGCACCTTGGGCCGCCTCGGCGAACTGGGCGAAGCGCGCCAATGGAGCCCCACCATCCTCGGCAAGTATTACTTCAACGAAGGCAACTCGGCCTGGCGCCCTTTCGTGGGCCTCGGGGCCACCTATGTCTGGTACAGCGACGTCAAGCTGACGCCTGAGCTCCAGGGCGCGCTCGGCAGCCAGTTGCGCCAGCGGCCGCTCTCCACGTCGACCACCGCCAAGCTCGACAGTTCGTTCGCGCCCGTGCTCAATGCCGGTGTGGCTTACCAGATCGACAAGCACTGGGGCGTGTCGTTTTCGGTGTCCTACATTCCGCTGAAGACCACGGCCAAGCTCACGACCACGACGATCACCGGCGTGCCGGTGGGAATCAGCGAGGCCAGGCTGAAGCTGAATCCGATCGTCACCTACCTGTCGGCGACGTACCGCTTCTGA